In Curtobacterium sp. MCPF17_002, one genomic interval encodes:
- a CDS encoding mannitol dehydrogenase family protein: protein MTDRRPGIVHLGMGAFARAHLAWYTQHASGPAWGITAFTGRSPAAADALTAQECRYTLVTRAATGDSAEMVDTIVAAHPGSDDTTWRHAVASPETSIVTLTVTENGYRSGSDVPARLVAGLDARRRAGAGRIALVSLDNLTHNGDVLRDAVLAAVDDDGLRTWIKANVAFPSSMVDRITPATTDADVEALADLDGALTEDRVPVVTEPFAEWVLQDAFDGIERPAWETAGVRIVDDVTPYEQRKLWLLNGSHSLLAYTGLLLGHETVAEAMDDPVCRAAVDQLWDEAAAELPLPAAEVTEARAALVERFANPRIKHTLRQIASGGSEKLPVRVVDVLRHRLARDPAAGIGPGAATAVAAWWLHVTTQPGLVSDAGAPGPDSDVHDVLAVIAPDLDTPPVVAAVSAAADRIRTAAAAAREPSDEGVHA, encoded by the coding sequence ATGACCGATCGACGTCCCGGCATCGTGCACCTCGGGATGGGGGCGTTCGCGCGCGCCCACCTCGCCTGGTACACGCAGCACGCCTCCGGTCCGGCGTGGGGGATCACCGCGTTCACCGGGCGCTCGCCCGCCGCGGCCGACGCGCTGACCGCCCAGGAATGCCGGTACACGCTCGTCACCCGTGCCGCCACCGGCGACTCCGCCGAGATGGTCGACACGATCGTGGCGGCCCACCCGGGTAGCGACGACACGACCTGGAGGCACGCGGTCGCGTCCCCGGAGACGTCGATCGTGACGCTGACGGTCACCGAGAACGGCTACCGGTCCGGCTCCGACGTGCCGGCCAGGCTGGTCGCCGGGCTCGATGCCCGGCGACGGGCCGGCGCCGGTCGCATCGCGCTGGTCAGTCTCGACAACCTGACCCACAACGGCGACGTCCTGCGGGACGCCGTGCTCGCGGCGGTCGACGACGACGGCCTCCGAACGTGGATCAAGGCGAACGTCGCGTTCCCGAGCTCGATGGTTGACCGGATCACCCCGGCCACCACCGACGCCGACGTCGAGGCGCTCGCCGACCTCGACGGAGCCCTGACCGAGGACCGTGTGCCGGTCGTCACCGAGCCGTTCGCAGAGTGGGTGCTCCAGGACGCCTTCGACGGCATCGAGCGGCCGGCGTGGGAGACCGCCGGCGTCCGCATCGTCGACGACGTCACCCCGTACGAGCAGCGGAAGCTCTGGCTCCTCAACGGATCGCACTCGCTCCTCGCCTACACCGGCCTGTTGCTCGGCCACGAGACCGTCGCCGAGGCGATGGACGACCCGGTGTGCCGCGCCGCCGTCGACCAGCTCTGGGACGAGGCCGCGGCCGAGCTCCCGCTGCCCGCCGCCGAGGTCACCGAGGCCCGTGCCGCCCTGGTCGAGCGGTTCGCGAACCCGCGCATCAAGCACACCCTGCGGCAGATCGCCTCGGGCGGCTCCGAGAAGCTGCCCGTCCGGGTCGTCGACGTGCTGCGGCACCGACTGGCACGAGACCCGGCCGCGGGCATCGGCCCCGGAGCCGCGACGGCGGTCGCCGCGTGGTGGCTGCACGTGACGACGCAGCCGGGCCTCGTGAGCGACGCCGGTGCTCCCGGGCCAGACTCGGACGTGCACGACGTCCTGGCCGTCATCGCCCCCGACCTCGACACCCCACCCGTGGTCGCGGCCGTGAGCGCCGCGGCCGACCGCATCCGCACCGCCGCGGCAGCAGCCCGCGAGCCCTCCGACGAAGGAGTCCACGCATGA
- the manD gene encoding D-mannonate dehydratase ManD: MTDTSTTNPAAPVPGATDGGSATDPTSGRPDTWASEDRGQLIDRAEVIVTSPNRNFVTLKLTTADGVTGLGDATLNGRELAVATYLSEHVVPLLVGRDASRIEDAWQFLYRSSYWRRGPVTMAAIAAVDMALWDIKGKVAGMPVYQLLGGASRTGLMAYGHASGKELPELFDSIREHQSEGYRSIRVQTGVPGLESIYGIASNKTTEGNSGVRYDFEPAQRGAFPAMEDWDTRAYMRHLPTVFEAVRNEFGPELPLLHDGHHRMTPLQAAKLGKSLEPYDLFWLEDCTPAENQEALRLVRQHTTTPLAIGEVFNTIWDFKDIIRDQLIDYVRGAVTHMGGISPLRKTMDYAAMYQIKSGFHGPTDISPVGLAAQMHLGLAIHNFGIQEYMQHGPKTNQVFHQTFTFTDGYLHPGDEPGLGVSLDVDEAGKYPYEQAYLPFNRLADGTVHDW; encoded by the coding sequence ATGACCGACACCAGCACCACGAACCCCGCCGCCCCCGTGCCCGGCGCGACCGACGGCGGGTCGGCGACCGATCCGACATCGGGCCGTCCGGACACCTGGGCCTCGGAGGACCGCGGTCAGCTGATCGACCGGGCCGAGGTCATCGTCACCAGCCCGAACCGCAACTTCGTCACGCTGAAGCTCACGACCGCCGACGGCGTCACCGGGCTCGGCGACGCGACCCTCAACGGCCGCGAGCTCGCCGTCGCCACGTACCTCTCCGAGCACGTCGTGCCGCTCCTCGTCGGGCGTGACGCCAGCCGCATCGAGGACGCCTGGCAGTTCCTGTACCGTTCGTCGTACTGGCGTCGCGGACCGGTGACCATGGCCGCCATCGCCGCGGTCGACATGGCGCTCTGGGACATCAAGGGCAAGGTCGCGGGGATGCCCGTCTACCAGTTGCTCGGCGGTGCCTCCCGCACCGGGCTGATGGCCTACGGCCACGCCTCGGGCAAGGAACTCCCCGAGCTGTTCGACTCCATCCGCGAGCACCAGTCCGAGGGCTACCGGTCGATCCGCGTGCAGACCGGTGTGCCCGGCCTCGAGTCGATCTACGGCATCGCGTCGAACAAGACCACCGAGGGCAACAGTGGTGTCCGCTACGACTTCGAGCCGGCGCAGCGTGGCGCGTTCCCGGCGATGGAGGACTGGGACACCCGGGCGTACATGCGCCACCTCCCGACGGTGTTCGAAGCGGTCCGCAACGAGTTCGGCCCGGAGCTGCCGCTGCTGCACGACGGGCACCACCGGATGACACCGCTGCAGGCCGCGAAGCTCGGCAAGTCGCTCGAGCCCTACGACCTGTTCTGGCTCGAGGACTGCACCCCCGCCGAGAACCAGGAAGCCCTGCGCCTCGTCCGCCAGCACACCACGACGCCGCTCGCGATCGGTGAGGTCTTCAACACGATCTGGGACTTCAAGGACATCATCCGCGACCAGCTCATCGACTACGTGCGCGGTGCCGTCACGCACATGGGCGGCATCTCCCCGCTGAGGAAGACGATGGACTACGCGGCGATGTACCAGATCAAGTCCGGGTTCCACGGGCCGACCGACATCTCGCCGGTGGGACTCGCGGCGCAGATGCACCTCGGGCTGGCGATCCACAACTTCGGCATCCAGGAGTACATGCAGCACGGCCCGAAGACGAACCAGGTCTTCCACCAGACCTTCACGTTCACCGACGGCTACCTGCACCCCGGCGACGAGCCCGGCCTCGGCGTCAGCCTCGACGTCGACGAGGCGGGGAAGTACCCGTACGAGCAGGCCTACCTGCCCTTCAACCGACTCGCCGACGGCACCGTCCACGACTGGTAG
- a CDS encoding 50S ribosomal protein L25/general stress protein Ctc, with the protein MADYTKLAAEVRTKFGKGAARKLRAADKIPAVVYGHGTEPQHISLPGHETMLLVRTANAVVDLDIEGAAQLALVKDVQRDPVRQIIEHIDLVVLRRGEKVTVDVPVVIEGESFSGTIHVQDLSSVSLLVLATDIPEHVSVNVQDLQDGVQIHAAQLELPEGAELETDPEALVVAIVTPRGTADDDAADAASAEAGAESGADGAAE; encoded by the coding sequence ATGGCCGACTACACCAAGCTCGCAGCGGAAGTCCGCACCAAGTTCGGCAAGGGCGCTGCTCGCAAGCTCCGCGCGGCCGACAAGATCCCCGCCGTCGTCTACGGCCACGGCACCGAGCCGCAGCACATCTCGCTGCCGGGCCACGAGACGATGCTCCTCGTCCGTACCGCCAACGCGGTCGTCGACCTCGACATCGAGGGTGCGGCGCAGCTCGCCCTCGTCAAGGACGTCCAGCGTGACCCGGTGCGCCAGATCATCGAGCACATCGACCTCGTGGTCCTGCGCCGCGGCGAGAAGGTCACCGTCGACGTCCCCGTCGTCATCGAGGGTGAGTCCTTCTCGGGCACCATCCACGTGCAGGACCTCTCCTCGGTCTCGCTCCTGGTGCTCGCGACCGACATCCCGGAGCACGTGTCCGTCAACGTCCAGGACCTCCAGGACGGCGTGCAGATCCACGCTGCGCAGCTCGAGCTCCCCGAGGGCGCCGAGCTCGAGACCGACCCCGAGGCGCTCGTCGTCGCGATCGTCACCCCGCGTGGCACCGCTGACGACGACGCTGCCGACGCCGCTTCGGCCGAGGCCGGTGCCGAGTCGGGCGCCGACGGCGCTGCCGAGTAA
- the pth gene encoding aminoacyl-tRNA hydrolase: protein MTDQSFVVIGLGNPGPGYAGNRHNVGQMVLDELAVRMGATFKKHKTPNQVAEGRLVPGGPRLVLAKPASFMNTSGGPVSSVLGFYSATPESLIVVHDELDLPFDTVRLKGNGGHGGHNGLRDIIKATGTNEFSRVRIGIGRPPGRQDPADYVLRDFSPTEKKTLPNLLADGADAVEAIVELGLVAAQQRVHAPS from the coding sequence ATGACCGATCAGTCATTCGTCGTGATCGGGCTCGGGAACCCCGGGCCCGGTTACGCCGGCAACCGCCACAACGTCGGCCAGATGGTCCTCGACGAACTCGCCGTCCGCATGGGCGCGACGTTCAAGAAGCACAAGACCCCGAACCAGGTCGCCGAGGGGCGCCTCGTTCCCGGCGGACCCCGTCTGGTGCTCGCCAAGCCGGCGTCGTTCATGAACACCTCCGGGGGCCCCGTCTCCTCGGTGCTCGGGTTCTACAGCGCCACGCCGGAGTCGCTCATCGTCGTGCACGACGAGCTCGACCTGCCGTTCGACACGGTGCGGCTCAAGGGCAACGGTGGGCACGGCGGCCACAACGGCCTCCGCGACATCATCAAGGCGACGGGGACGAACGAGTTCTCCCGCGTGCGGATCGGCATCGGCCGACCCCCCGGCCGACAGGACCCGGCCGACTACGTCCTCCGCGACTTCTCCCCGACGGAGAAGAAGACGCTGCCGAACCTGCTGGCCGACGGTGCCGACGCGGTCGAGGCGATCGTGGAGCTCGGGCTCGTCGCCGCGCAGCAGCGCGTGCACGCGCCGTCCTGA
- the mfd gene encoding transcription-repair coupling factor — protein sequence MTISGIIPALSRASAFDRVLRAAPRDADFSVVDGLRVPLLGALLAERNGPQCVFVITATGREAEAIRGSVGSYLPDAEVLEFPAWETLPHERLSPSAQTVGTRIATLRKLAVWQDTPAADRRTTVVVASVRAALQPLAGNLTSLAPIVLRTDSRGNDLGVIAGQLVDMAYARVDLVTRRGEFAVRGGILDVFPPAADHPVRVDFFGDEIEAIKAFSVADQRTTEDDLGSVELTASRELLLSDDVRQRAREMLHEFPNLSQMLAKIAEGIPVEGMESLAPALVQDLVPVTHYLPTDAVIAVFSPERVSGRAHSLAETNTEFLQAAWSAAVAGAQAPIDLDAGNFLSVQQLKNGRGQRTWWTVSPFDSGLDEGDTERVLTDAEAAAEAGEYIRVRAEAVPSFAGSADGAIAHVKELTDDGWAVVVTAQGQGLVERAVQVLADAGVAARAESLTAPPEPGVAIVTTATVEAGFATPDPRIAVLSEAEFYGRSVQQGARTVKKLASRRKNVVDPLQLRPGDVVVHATHGIAKFVELVSREVSSGGRNAVKQQREYLVLEYAPSKRNYPGDKLFVPTDQLDQLSRYVGGENPTLSKMGGSDWSAAKSKARKAVRDIAVDLVKLYSARMASKGHAFGPDTPWQRELEEAFPFAETADQLTTIDEIKRDMESPIPMDRLLSGDVGYGKTEVAIRAAFKAVQDGKQVAVLVPTTLLVRQHMETFQERFAGFPVHLRALSRFQSEKESKETVAGLADGTVDIVIGTHRILSQGIQFKDVGLVIIDEEQRFGVEHKDQLKKLKTNVDVLAMSATPIPRSLEMAVTGIREMSTLATPPEDRHPILTFVGPQSDLQVAAAIRRELLREGQVFYVHNRVRDIQGVAAHLAEIVPDARIAVAHGQMSESTLEQVMVDFWERRFDVLVSTTIIETGLDIANANTLIIDKADKYGLSQLHQLRGRVGRGRERGYAYFLYDPEKPLSETAQDRLETIAANNELGAGMQVAMKDLELRGAGNLLGGEQSGHIAGVGFDLYLRMIGEAVSQFRGDVAEGQTELRLEIPVDAHIPEDYVESERLRLEAYQKLSAASAPAAQAEGIDMVLDELTDRYGQPPQPVLTLVEVSRLRRMAQQVGLSDVVVMGSNLRVAGKELADSAQVRLKRMYPGARWFPQQDAASIPLPKPHGETLPDDALIEWVESILTAVYGASKAPAETPAA from the coding sequence GTGACGATCTCGGGCATCATCCCAGCGCTCTCGCGCGCCTCCGCGTTCGATCGCGTCCTCCGCGCAGCTCCTCGTGACGCCGACTTCTCGGTGGTCGACGGCCTCCGCGTGCCGTTGCTCGGCGCGCTCCTCGCCGAGCGGAACGGGCCGCAGTGCGTCTTCGTGATCACCGCCACCGGGCGTGAAGCCGAAGCGATCCGCGGGTCCGTCGGCTCCTACCTCCCCGACGCCGAAGTCCTCGAGTTCCCCGCGTGGGAGACCCTGCCGCACGAACGGCTCAGCCCCAGCGCGCAGACCGTCGGCACCCGCATCGCGACGCTCCGGAAGCTCGCGGTGTGGCAGGACACACCGGCAGCCGACCGCCGCACGACCGTCGTCGTGGCGAGCGTCCGCGCCGCGCTGCAGCCCCTCGCGGGCAACCTCACCTCGCTCGCGCCGATCGTCCTGCGGACCGACTCGCGCGGCAACGACCTCGGCGTGATCGCCGGGCAGCTCGTCGACATGGCGTACGCCCGCGTCGACCTCGTCACCCGCCGTGGTGAGTTCGCCGTCCGCGGTGGGATCCTCGACGTCTTCCCGCCGGCGGCCGACCACCCGGTCCGTGTCGACTTCTTCGGCGACGAGATCGAGGCGATCAAGGCCTTCTCCGTCGCCGACCAGCGCACCACCGAAGACGACCTCGGCTCGGTCGAGCTCACGGCCTCACGCGAACTCCTGCTCAGCGACGACGTCCGGCAGCGAGCGCGCGAGATGCTCCACGAGTTCCCGAACCTCTCCCAGATGCTCGCGAAGATCGCCGAGGGGATCCCGGTCGAGGGAATGGAGTCCCTCGCACCCGCGCTCGTGCAGGACCTCGTGCCGGTCACCCACTACCTGCCGACCGACGCCGTGATCGCGGTGTTCTCGCCGGAGCGCGTGAGCGGTCGAGCCCACAGCCTCGCCGAGACGAACACCGAGTTCCTGCAGGCCGCGTGGAGCGCCGCCGTCGCCGGGGCCCAGGCGCCGATCGACCTCGACGCCGGCAACTTCCTCTCCGTGCAGCAGCTCAAGAACGGCCGCGGGCAGCGCACCTGGTGGACGGTCTCGCCGTTCGACTCCGGCCTCGACGAAGGCGACACCGAGCGCGTGCTCACCGATGCCGAAGCCGCGGCCGAGGCGGGGGAGTACATCCGCGTCCGCGCCGAAGCGGTCCCGAGCTTCGCCGGCAGCGCCGACGGGGCGATCGCGCACGTCAAGGAGCTCACCGACGACGGATGGGCGGTCGTGGTGACCGCCCAGGGCCAGGGACTGGTCGAGCGGGCGGTGCAGGTGCTCGCCGACGCCGGGGTCGCAGCCCGTGCCGAGAGCCTCACCGCGCCTCCCGAACCGGGTGTCGCCATCGTGACGACCGCCACCGTCGAGGCGGGCTTCGCCACCCCGGATCCGCGCATCGCGGTCCTCAGCGAGGCGGAGTTCTACGGTCGGAGCGTCCAGCAGGGTGCCCGCACCGTGAAGAAGCTCGCGAGCCGACGGAAGAACGTCGTCGACCCGCTGCAGCTCCGTCCGGGCGACGTCGTCGTGCACGCGACGCACGGCATCGCCAAGTTCGTCGAGCTCGTCAGCAGAGAGGTGAGCTCCGGCGGCCGCAACGCCGTGAAGCAGCAGCGCGAGTACCTCGTGCTCGAGTACGCGCCCTCGAAGCGGAACTACCCGGGCGACAAGCTCTTCGTCCCGACCGACCAGCTCGACCAGCTCTCCCGGTACGTCGGCGGCGAGAACCCGACCCTGTCGAAGATGGGCGGCTCGGACTGGTCGGCCGCGAAGTCGAAGGCGCGGAAGGCCGTCCGTGACATCGCCGTCGACCTCGTGAAGCTCTACTCGGCGCGGATGGCGTCGAAGGGGCACGCGTTCGGCCCGGACACCCCGTGGCAGCGCGAACTCGAAGAGGCCTTCCCGTTCGCCGAGACGGCCGACCAGCTCACCACCATCGACGAGATCAAGCGCGACATGGAGAGCCCGATCCCGATGGACCGGCTGCTCTCCGGCGACGTCGGCTACGGCAAGACCGAGGTCGCGATCCGCGCCGCGTTCAAGGCCGTGCAGGACGGCAAGCAGGTCGCCGTCCTCGTGCCGACGACCCTGCTCGTCCGCCAGCACATGGAGACCTTCCAGGAGCGCTTCGCCGGCTTCCCCGTGCACCTCCGCGCGCTCAGCCGGTTCCAGAGCGAGAAGGAGTCGAAGGAGACCGTCGCCGGGCTCGCCGACGGCACCGTCGACATCGTCATCGGCACGCACCGCATCCTGTCCCAGGGCATCCAGTTCAAGGACGTCGGCCTCGTCATCATCGACGAGGAGCAGCGGTTCGGCGTCGAGCACAAGGACCAGCTGAAGAAGCTCAAGACCAACGTCGACGTGCTCGCGATGTCCGCGACGCCGATCCCGCGATCGCTCGAGATGGCGGTCACCGGCATCCGCGAGATGTCCACGCTCGCGACCCCACCCGAGGACCGGCACCCGATCCTCACGTTCGTCGGCCCCCAGTCCGACCTGCAGGTCGCCGCCGCGATCCGGCGCGAGCTGCTGCGCGAGGGCCAGGTCTTCTACGTGCACAACCGTGTGCGGGACATCCAGGGCGTCGCAGCGCACCTCGCCGAGATCGTGCCGGACGCCCGCATCGCCGTCGCACACGGGCAGATGTCGGAGAGCACCCTCGAGCAGGTGATGGTCGACTTCTGGGAGCGACGCTTCGACGTCCTCGTGTCGACGACCATCATCGAGACCGGCCTCGACATCGCCAACGCGAACACGCTCATCATCGACAAGGCCGACAAGTACGGGCTGTCGCAGCTCCACCAGCTGCGCGGTCGCGTCGGCCGTGGTCGGGAGCGCGGCTACGCGTACTTCCTGTACGACCCCGAGAAGCCGCTCTCCGAGACCGCGCAGGACCGCCTCGAAACGATCGCCGCGAACAACGAGCTCGGTGCCGGCATGCAGGTCGCGATGAAGGACCTCGAGCTCCGTGGGGCCGGCAACCTGCTCGGCGGCGAGCAGTCCGGACACATCGCGGGCGTCGGCTTCGACCTGTACCTCCGCATGATCGGTGAGGCCGTCTCGCAGTTCCGCGGGGACGTCGCCGAGGGGCAGACCGAACTCCGGCTCGAGATCCCCGTCGACGCGCACATCCCCGAGGACTACGTCGAGTCCGAGCGGCTCCGACTCGAGGCGTACCAGAAGCTCTCCGCCGCCTCGGCCCCCGCGGCCCAGGCCGAGGGCATCGACATGGTCCTCGACGAGCTCACCGACCGCTACGGTCAGCCGCCGCAGCCGGTGCTCACCCTGGTCGAGGTGTCCCGCCTCCGCCGGATGGCGCAGCAGGTCGGGCTGTCCGACGTCGTCGTCATGGGGTCGAACCTGCGGGTCGCGGGCAAGGAACTCGCCGACTCGGCGCAGGTCCGGCTCAAGCGGATGTACCCGGGTGCCCGGTGGTTCCCGCAGCAGGACGCTGCGAGCATCCCGCTGCCGAAGCCGCACGGCGAGACCCTGCCGGACGACGCGCTCATCGAGTGGGTCGAGAGCATCCTGACGGCCGTGTACGGGGCGTCGAAGGCGCCGGCGGAGACGCCGGCCGCGTAG
- the nhaA gene encoding Na+/H+ antiporter NhaA produces MSALVRSPRFSAIALLTAAVLGLVVANSPLGPGLEDLLHVHAPWGSVGLDLSVSHWISDGLLAVFFLLVAIELKHELVAGELSNPKTAIIPAIAAVGGVVVPAGVYLAVTAGTAYGHGWPIPTATDIAFALGVLAMFGRGLPSTLRVFLLALAVLDDLIAIIIIAVVFAHDTDFWALGGAVVVLALFWLLGKALRPGRSGQGWVIAGMVVLGLLTWWLVYHSGVHATIAGVALGLVLPRRPGHTLHENVEPWSNAIVLPVFAFASAAVVVPSVGIGELSPTFWAVVLALPVGKVIGITLFGSVATRIFRAPGRSTLSFWSIVTVGVLGGIGFTVSLLMNELAFARNEEILDEGVLAVLVGSGIAIVASAVVVSLRARRYRARRELSEVEATE; encoded by the coding sequence ATGTCGGCACTCGTCCGTTCCCCCCGCTTCAGCGCCATCGCCCTGCTCACCGCGGCCGTCCTCGGTCTCGTCGTGGCGAACTCACCGCTCGGCCCCGGTCTCGAGGACCTCCTGCACGTGCACGCCCCGTGGGGCTCCGTGGGGCTCGACCTCTCGGTGTCGCACTGGATCAGCGACGGCCTGCTCGCGGTCTTCTTCCTGCTCGTCGCGATCGAGCTGAAGCACGAACTCGTCGCCGGGGAGCTCTCCAACCCGAAGACCGCGATCATCCCGGCCATCGCAGCGGTCGGTGGCGTGGTCGTCCCCGCCGGCGTGTACCTCGCGGTGACGGCGGGCACCGCGTACGGCCACGGCTGGCCGATCCCGACCGCGACGGACATCGCCTTCGCGCTCGGCGTCCTCGCGATGTTCGGCCGGGGCCTGCCCTCGACGCTCCGGGTGTTCCTGCTCGCCCTCGCCGTGCTCGACGACCTCATCGCGATCATCATCATCGCCGTCGTGTTCGCGCACGACACCGACTTCTGGGCGCTCGGCGGCGCCGTCGTGGTGCTCGCCCTGTTCTGGCTGCTCGGCAAGGCGCTCCGCCCCGGGCGATCCGGTCAGGGATGGGTCATCGCCGGCATGGTCGTGCTCGGGCTCCTCACGTGGTGGCTCGTCTACCACTCGGGCGTGCACGCGACGATCGCCGGCGTGGCCCTCGGCCTGGTGCTGCCCCGCCGGCCCGGGCACACCCTGCACGAGAACGTCGAGCCGTGGTCGAACGCGATCGTGCTGCCCGTGTTCGCGTTCGCGTCGGCCGCGGTCGTCGTCCCCTCGGTCGGGATCGGCGAGCTCTCCCCCACGTTCTGGGCGGTCGTCCTCGCACTGCCGGTCGGCAAGGTCATCGGCATCACGCTGTTCGGGTCGGTCGCGACGCGGATCTTCCGGGCTCCTGGGCGCTCGACGCTGTCGTTCTGGTCGATCGTCACGGTGGGCGTGCTCGGTGGCATCGGCTTCACGGTGTCGCTGCTCATGAACGAGCTCGCGTTCGCCCGCAACGAGGAGATCCTCGACGAGGGGGTCCTCGCCGTGCTCGTCGGATCCGGGATCGCGATCGTCGCCTCCGCCGTGGTCGTCAGTCTGCGGGCGCGTCGGTACCGCGCGCGGCGGGAGCTCTCCGAGGTCGAGGCGACGGAGTAG
- a CDS encoding MazG nucleotide pyrophosphohydrolase domain-containing protein has protein sequence MTAVTDLVAVVDRLLDPAEGCVWNRAQTHASLARYAVEESYELVDAIDSGDDDELREELGDVLYQVVLHAGLAESFDLEDAAADARDKMVRRHPHVFGDERADTVEDVVRVWRAAKAAEKSGRRSLFDGVPRAMPPLERAVKLLERLEERGDADAVVASVVAGAPRSSGADAGAGAGAVTDTDPGADPGAVTDTDPDTDPGAGSGAGSGAVDRAWGAAVLASVAEARNTGIDPIASLRAAVADLEAAGRAEE, from the coding sequence ATGACCGCCGTAACCGACCTCGTCGCCGTCGTCGACCGCCTGCTGGACCCCGCCGAGGGCTGCGTCTGGAACCGCGCGCAGACCCATGCCTCGCTGGCTCGCTACGCGGTCGAGGAGTCGTACGAGCTCGTCGACGCGATCGACTCCGGGGACGACGACGAGCTCCGCGAGGAACTCGGAGACGTGCTCTACCAGGTCGTGCTGCACGCCGGGCTGGCGGAGTCGTTCGACCTCGAGGACGCCGCCGCCGATGCCCGCGACAAGATGGTCCGACGCCACCCGCACGTCTTCGGAGACGAGCGGGCCGACACCGTGGAGGACGTCGTCCGGGTCTGGCGTGCGGCGAAGGCTGCGGAGAAGTCCGGCCGGCGCAGTCTGTTCGACGGGGTGCCGAGGGCGATGCCGCCGCTCGAGCGCGCGGTGAAACTGCTCGAACGCCTGGAGGAACGTGGGGACGCCGACGCGGTCGTCGCGTCCGTCGTCGCGGGTGCGCCCAGGTCGTCGGGTGCGGATGCGGGTGCGGGTGCGGGTGCGGTTACGGATACGGATCCGGGTGCGGATCCGGGTGCGGTTACGGATACGGATCCGGATACGGATCCGGGTGCTGGCTCGGGTGCGGGCTCGGGTGCGGTGGACCGTGCGTGGGGAGCGGCGGTGCTCGCGTCCGTCGCGGAGGCCAGGAACACCGGCATCGACCCCATCGCGAGCCTGCGTGCCGCGGTCGCCGACCTGGAGGCAGCGGGTCGCGCCGAGGAGTGA